The Panicum hallii strain FIL2 chromosome 5, PHallii_v3.1, whole genome shotgun sequence genome contains the following window.
TGGATTACAATTTTTAAGAAAAATGCAGTCTTGAAAAATTAGTGTAAGCTAGAATCCAAAGATACCTACTAAACCAGTAATTGAAATTCTGTTATTTTGATACTTGCTCGAGATGGAAGCAAGATTAGGAATAAACCGTCCTGCACATTTGCGCATAGGGCTTGTTTGTTCCCTTAATAAAAATACTTACAACAAAAATACAATATCCCAGTGAAATTAATCTCTATTATAAACAACTATGGCTCAAGAATAAGTAATTAGTGAGAAGACTAAGATGTCACTCTCAAGCATAACCAGAACACCTATTTCATATGGTGTAACCACTACACGATGGAAGATAAATGATACAATGCTCCTATCCTACAGGAAAGATTTGTGCCTGCAAGTCAGATACTTCAGAGCTCTTGCGCTTAACTAGTGCCCCAGGAAATGTCTAGCAATTCATGCAAATTAACACTTCTAATTGCTGTGCCTGCCCTAAACGCACAGATCTGGAAACACAGGCCCCACATAGCTTTCACAATCAACAGCCGTAGCTCTCGCAACCAGAAGCAATTAGCCCCCAAAAGCACACGCGCCTGACAGGTATATATGGCGTTCTGACTCTTGCCAGAAGAACCCATTCCAACCTCAGATCAAGCAAGAAGACGGGGAGCAAGAGTAGGGAGCGGCGGCGTACCCTGCGACTGCGGCGAGGAGGAATGAGGCGATGGCGCACCACCCGGTGGGTGTGCGCGGTGTGAGAGTGGCGAAGTCGAAGAAGTAGAGGAGGGTGAGCCGCGGGACGCGGGCGCCGACGAGGAGCGCCATGGAGAGGCCGAGGGCCAGGTAGTAGAGGCACTGCAGGCACACGATCTGCGACACGATCAGCCACGGGTCCCACACCATCGCCCCGTAGAACATCTTCGCTCCCCGTCCCCGGCTTCTTCTCAccgcgggggaggaggaagggatGCGGCTTCTTCTCTCCCCGTCCCCGGATTCTTCTCAccggaggggaggaggaagggatgcggcttcttctctcctctccgGCCCCGCTCACTGGAGGGAAGGAGGAAGGGATGCGTCTTCTTCTCTCCCCGTCTCCGGCCCCGCTCGCCGGAGGGAAGGAGGAAggtaggcggcggcgggcggtggttGGGCGCGGATCTCTCTTGGCGGCCTCGGGTTGTCTGTCTGGGCCTTCTGGGGGAGAGGGGGAGGTGTTTGTTGCCTCTGATTGCCCCCCTGCACTGCTGTCTCTGCTGGATCAAGAATATGCTTcgtctttttctttttttttccttttcttttggcATTTGCTGGGTTTTTCAATGCAAATTTTGGGGCTGTTTTCTTTCGCTGGAGGGTGGGTCCAAGGGACCCAGGCTGATTTGCTGGGTGCAGTCAGCTCGATTTGCTCCTTAGATATTTTGGTACAAATTAATTCCAATTGATAATTTTTTCAAGGTGGAATTGTTATCCTATAATATTTTTTATGCAAAAGGTTACTGCATTAATATACCTAAGGCCCGTTTGGATCATTTAGGTGACTAAATTTAGGTAACTGAACTTAGTCCATACCTGTTTGGATCCATGGAAAAAAAATTAGGTGGAAAGCCATTTGAAACATATAAATGGgtgaaactaaactttagtccaaATTAGATGGGTTCTACAAACTAATGGACTAAACTTTAATTGGAATAAAACTAAGTTTTAGTTCAAACCTATTTGGATCACCTAATGGATTAAACTTTCAGACTAAGATTTAATCCATGGATCCAAACATGACCTAAGCGGCATGGTTTCAAGCCCTCGTGCGTGGGATTATTTTCCATTTGCAAAGCTGATTACTCCCTTtgtcatgaaaaatataagtgtCCTAGCAATTTTGAGACAATTAAAAAGGTTAACAAAGAGTAACATCCCCTATGAATCCCTGTTTGTTTGTCAATCTACTGATTTCAAGGCTGGCTGATTGGGTGGTACATGGTTTAAAAGGCATCTTTACATGTAATTAACTAAAATAGCTATTAAAGAGGATGGTTAAAGCCAAAAACAAAAGGAAACAAAAGCATTCTTGCATGTCAACTCGGTTGAAGGGGAAAGTTTAGTGTAGAATTAAATGACTGGACTAAAATCCAAATACATATAGAGTGCCTTATATCTAGGAACAATTTGTGAATGTTTGAATGCCTTATATTTTAAGGGCAGATGGAGTAATTACCCTGCAATCAGGCCAAAATCGAACGCTCGCTCGGCCACATCGCTCTTATTTAGCACCCTCCCCATTCTGATCTGGCGGTTGAAACGGGATATCGCGAAGtgtcgctccagcgccgccagcaCCCTCCCCGTCGCCATCGAGCAGCGTCGCCTCCCTACGCGCGAGCTGCTTCACCGCCGGCTCGCCGCACGTCGGCATGCTCCTCGCCACTGCCCTGCCTGCGCGGCGCCATTGCGAGCCCCTCCGTTGCTACCGGACGCCTCACCTCCATGTCAGCTTTTGCTCCATATCAGCTAGCGAAGCAAGCGGTGAATTCAGGATTGTGAAGGATACGGATTGCACCCTGTGCTTCTGCTTCAGATGGTGTCCTGGTCCCCTCCGTGGCTCTGGTGTTTCCTAGGAAATAGTCATAGAGAGCAGCCCCACTGCTTGTCAGAGGTGCGCATCCTCTTAGTATCCAACATAAATAAGCAAGAGACATTCAATAGATAGATTTCTTGAGCAATTGTATTAGTCCTGATTTGTATTGTTTTTTTATACGGTAATTCATATCAACCGTAGCCATTCCACCACCAAAGAACTATCTGAATATGGTGAGCTTGTGTCCATTGGTTTCAGAATTTGTGTGCATCTATGGATTGCATTCCTACTGGATGAGCATGTTGTTTCAAAAATTACGGCATAGATGCCACTGCTGTCTTTGGGATGTTTTTCTGGAAGAAATTGTTTCCAAGATTTTTCTTTGCCAACCCAACTACCATATACAGGTTTAGCCATGATGAATAATATATATAACACCATAAATAAGATCATGAGTTCAACAAACTTAGTGTACCTTTTGTTACATGTATCATTTGATTCATACATAGAATAATTCAAACTAGATGATGATCCTATGGTTTGGTTGGGTGAAATGTACCAACTCAGACAAGATGAAGCCATCCCACTTGAATAGTTTGATATAATTTAAAAAATTGGTTAAACCACACCACCCATGCAACCAAATACATCCTTGTGGTCCCAAACCAATGTTGGGGTTACCATGTTTCTAGTAACATACTAGTCCACTCCATTGACTACCAAACATAACCAAAGGATCATCCGACGATCCTACAAGAACAATATCCAATTAGTAGTTAAAATCTAAAATTAGAATGTGGGGATCCAAACAAACTTACTAATAGACTTGCTGATTATTAGTAGCTCACTCTAGAACAATTAGTTCATTAGCTGCTTGAATGATGCTAACATGTGCTTATAGTGCAAAAATCAATTATTCAACCGCCTATTATCAGCAGGTGCATCCAATCAGTAGCTGCCATATTAGCCAACTAACTATTATCATTAGTGGGTTACAAAACTACAAAGACGCCCTTAATTACATGGCCCATATGCTTTCCACTTTTCGTCTCACCATCATGGGCCTCACGGAGCCCAACAAAAAAAGCCCACACCCCTGTTATCAAGAAAAGAGAAGGCCCACACCCCCACTTAACCACACCACCTCGCTCCACTCGAGAGAGGCCGGCCAAGCCCCAGCCGGCAGCCGCACTCGCTTCTTCTCCCCACCACCTCCCCGCAAAACCCTACGCCGCTCAGCCATGCTCCTCCGGCGACCGCTCCAAACCCTcaccctccccctcctccgccgccacctctccgccgccgccgccgaggcgctCGTTTCCCCGGCAGACCACCACGGCGCCGACGCGCTCTCCCCTCCTTACGACTACCTCCCGGGCCACCCGCGGCCGGACCCCAAGCACGACGAGGTGATCCTCGCCGTGCCGCGCGCCTCCTCGGGCCGCCACGTCGCCGCCAAGGAGCGGAAGGCCGGGCGCGTCCCCGCCATCGTCTTCGAGCAGGAGAACGGCCAGGAGGGTGGCAACAAGCGCCTAGTCTCTGTGCAGTCCAAGCAGATCCGCAAGCTCGTCGACCACCTCGGCCGCTCATTCTTCCTCTCCAGGCTGTTCAGGCTCCAGGTCTGGTCAGAGCACGCGGGGCAGGGAGAACTCGTCGAGAGCGTCCGCGTCCTTCCGCGAAAGGTGGGTGCCTCTTTCCGTTGGATTGGTGGTAATCGCTAATGTCGATTTTGGCCTGTCCTGGGTAGAGCTTGCACGACTGAGATGACCCGATTGAACTGTGCCTTTTGTGACCCACCGGCATTTTGTAGAAGATTATATCGTTAGGAAACAGGGATGGGTGTTTTGGATTGAAATAATCATGCTCTTGGTCTAGAATTGCTCCATTTCTAGGTGAACGTTCAGGTTTATCAATGACGATACACTTGTTGAGGAATGAGGAAAGCAAGGTTGAATGGTGGCTTTAGAAGGGTACATACGAATATAATGTGAAACAACATTGCAATTCAAATAGGTTGTTAATCTTCACTTGCTACACTGGTTCAGAGGTGTCTAGGCATAAAAACTCTGTTAGATTAGTTTGCAGAACAAGATGATGATGCCCCTTGGTTGAATCTTGTTCCTGCGCCTCTGCTTCAATGGATGCTCAAGAGCAGATGCCATTGTACAATAAATATGTTGATTCTTGAACAATGATATACATTAACATGATTACCATGATGACTAATGCGGGATCTTGTTTGAATATATTCAGGTACACCTGCATGCAGGCACTGATGAACCTCTGAATGTCACATTCATGAGAGCCCCTTCTTCTGCACTTCTGAAAATAGATGTTCCTCTGATGTTCATTGGAGATGATGCTTCACCTGGTCTCAGGAAAGGTATATAGCACGTTTTGATGATCCATCGCTTAACACTAAACTACATGTCAAATAAAAAACTGTCTTTGTTTTTCCATATCAATATTGGGGTCTAAATCTTGTATGCTACACTCACATGGTATAAGCTTGTTACCTTAGGAACAGAATTAATTGTAAGAACTAATTGTAAGAATATTTAGGTTGCTTGGGATCAAGAGCTCATTTCTATTGAGCAATGCTAAAGTAAAGAACTCATTTCTATTGAGTGCTGCATAATGACTGTATTCTTTAATGGTTCATTGCTTTGTGCTATGTCCATTCATTTTCATATGAATCAGTGATTCTGTATACACCGAGTTTCCTATTTCAAAAACTCTGTCCACAATGTTTAAATATCACCTGCAGCATGTTACATACCACTTTAGTTCCTTTTTTTTTGGCATGAAACTGCTGGGGAGTTCCTTATTTATATCTGTCTTGCTTATCAGGTTAACATCTGTTTACTAATAATCCAGACTAATTTGTTTATATTGAAAATTCCAGGAGCTTACTTCAACACCATAAAACGAACAGTCAAGTATCTCTGCCCTGCTGACATCGTACCACCATACATTGAAGTGGATCTGAGCGAGTTGGATGTAGGACAAAAGCTTCTGATGCGTGACCTGAAAGTTCACCCTGCATTGAAGCTGCTTCAGTCACCAGATCAGCCCATTTGTAGCATTATAGGATCGAGGGCTCCTGAACAGAAGAAGGGAAAATAACTTGTTCCATGTATGAGCTATTATGAGCACAATAAGGTTCTTTTTTTTCTGTTTTTCTTGCTCGAGCTATTCGAGTCTTAATTCTCCTACTCTTAGGATGAATTGTAGCCACATACCACCATTTTACCTCAAGAAGAAATGTTTCGAGCAGCGACATGCTACAGCTAGAATCGCTTGCAGAGTTGCCCTGATATTTTTTAGTGTTACTTCCAGTGCTGCAAGCTTTGTTGAAAATGAAACTCTTAATGAAGTTTTGATTGTTTGAAAACTGATTCAGCATTACACGATCTACTTGGCATAATTGTGTTTGTAAGAATGATTGAGAGAAGATGATATTGTCTTTTGCCGTTGTGTCATTGTGAAGTAATGGGTCTGTATCTGTGTGATCACCCTGTTACGCTCTAGGTCCTGAACTATGAAGCAAATTCAGTTTTTGCAGTCAAGCTTCAGAAGTTATTATTAAAAAAAAAAGCTTCAGAAGTTGAATGAACAATGGCCACGGCCATCAGTTATGAGCACAAGCGAACTACTACCACCCGCTTCCTCCATCGGGCTACaaccttttctttttctgcgCTGCTGGTAGTCATGGCAGCTGGTAGCCAAGATGGGTTACCTAGCAAAGCGGGCGGCCGCCACATACCTCGCCGGAGAAGGTAGGGGATCAGGGATGAAGGCGATGGTGGGTACGGGAGAAACTGTACGTTCCACAACCATAGTTTGGCTAAGTCCTAAATGATTGGGGTAGTATTTTTTCGTAAGACCAGTCGATTTTGACGGTATTCCGGAAGTGTCAGTCTCCTAACAACTCGTGTTCAAAAATCTTAGAATCAAAGCTCTGGGTCAGTATACCATGGACTGTGAAACATCACCTGACACTACCAGACATCAAGGTAATAAGGTGCAGAGAAAAATGCATCCCAACTCTCGAGTCTGCACACGCCAAAGAAGACATCAAACCTGAGAGCAACCTTAGCTCTCCTGTCACCTGCAATGACATCTGACCACTACTCCTAAGGCAATGGAATACAAAGAGGTAAACCATGGAACGACAGTAACATGGCGATTAATTCAGCAATATTGAATGCAATCCCAATGAAGACGCAGCAAGTTACATGCTAAAATTATTCCAAATACAGGTTCTAAGTTGATCTACGTAGCCAGTCACCTGGAAACTACTGCAAAGTGTTTCTGATTGATGCCGATGTACTCACTGTGATTTTAACGATTGCATGCTTGCATACGAATACACATCTCCTGCCAACAATCAGATTCTGCTTGGTGTGTGATGAGTCCACATCATGGAATCAATCGAGAAAATAAGTTAAGCAACAGAACATTTATTGATATTATAGCTTATCATATCCTTTCCAAAATACATACTGAAAACATAGGTTCAGATACATGATAGTAACAGAAGCGTCGAACATCCGACAGCCACTGAAAATGAGGTCCAAACAACCAAACTGAAGTTCAGACACGCGCACACACGCCCATCTCCGATCAAAATAATAATATGACCAGAGGTACAGTCATTCTTCGGAGTCCTCCAAAAAATTCGAGGATCCAAGTACGCAAAACAAAGAAATCAATATGTGAGGTAAAGTCATCAGCGCCGCACAAACAAAATCTCCAGGCAACAACTCCACAAACATGATCACATCCATGGCTGCAAATTATTAACCTCA
Protein-coding sequences here:
- the LOC112894013 gene encoding uncharacterized protein LOC112894013, with amino-acid sequence MLLRRPLQTLTLPLLRRHLSAAAAEALVSPADHHGADALSPPYDYLPGHPRPDPKHDEVILAVPRASSGRHVAAKERKAGRVPAIVFEQENGQEGGNKRLVSVQSKQIRKLVDHLGRSFFLSRLFRLQVWSEHAGQGELVESVRVLPRKVHLHAGTDEPLNVTFMRAPSSALLKIDVPLMFIGDDASPGLRKGAYFNTIKRTVKYLCPADIVPPYIEVDLSELDVGQKLLMRDLKVHPALKLLQSPDQPICSIIGSRAPEQKKGK